TTCAGGCTCTGAGTAATATTAACCAGATCTTAGAGCGAAAAGTCGTCCTTTCCGCTCAAGGAGATGCCCAAGAGCGACGATGCATCCCGATACGGTTACCGTTTACTTATACCTATCCCACAATCGAATTTTGATATCATGGCGTGGTCATCTGACGAAATAAACACCTTCGAGGAAATAGCCTCCAAACTCACTTCCGAGGCTCATCTCGCCCAGCCAGACACTGACAACGGGCTGATTCCTATCTTCAGCTTGGTCAACGAGATAACCTGGTCTCTGCCGCAGCACCCAGACATTCTGCAAGGTGTCGCTGCTATTCAGGAGGTAATCCAGAGCATGCTCGACGAGGCAAAGTTCTTCGACGAAGAGTCTATCGCCGCCATGAAAAAATTCGCCAAGTGGTGCGGCGATGCCGTCGAAAGCCTACGCAACGAGACGGATATTCAGCCTTACGGAGACGCTCCAGTCGAAAAAGCAATCACTGAGGAGTCACCTAAAGAAGAGCCAGAGGTAACCAAAATGCCCGGTTTCGGCGATATCGACTTCTCAAGCGTTGAATTGCCAGACGAGTCCCCTACCTCCGACGAATCAGTTGCGGACATTGAGACTCAGAAAACAAAGCTTCCGAGCTTCGACGATATTGATTTCTCCTCCGCGGAACTGCCTTCAAATGAAAAAGAGGAAGCGGAAATCGAAGAAACCATAACCTTCGAATCACCGAGCCAACCTCTTGAGATGCCCGCCAACGGAGGCTTGGAAGTCATCGAAGAATCGGAGCCAGACTTCGAGATGGGCTGGAAAATCGAGCAAATCGAAAGGTTCTCCAAGCTCGCCCAACAATTTTCTGCGGAACTCCTTCTCGCTTCCGTCGGAAACGACGAAGGAATCCTCCCAGTCTACTCGCTGCTTAAGGATTTCGAAAACGACTTCTCTCAAACCAACGTGGTTGCAGAGGCGGTCACTCCAGTTGTCGAGAAGATGGATTCGCTGCTCGATTCGGCAGCTCCCTACGACGCTTTCGCCATCTCGATTTTGACCGAGTTCAACGTATGGCTGGAGACAACCCTCTCCGACATTCGCAGCGGGAACGATCCACGCCCATTTTCTCCTTCCAAAGAAGCTCCCGTGACCGAGCCTGATTCCGTCGAGGAATCGAGCGAAATCGAGGACGACGGTCTGCTGGCGGAATTCGCCCAGTTCGACGTGATCATGGATCTCAACATGGAGGAAAACGAAGAACTCCTCCAAGAATTCCATACCGAAGCGGTCGACCATCTCGGACAAATAGAATCAGCCGTTTTGGAACTCGAGCAAGACGTCCACAATCGGGACGCTATCAACTCCATGTTCCGCTCCTTCCACACGATCAAGGGAGTAGCAGGCTTCTTAAATCTGGTTCCCATCAACCGGCTTGCCCACGAAGTGGAATCTCTCATGGATCTGGTTCGTAACGACAAGATCGAGGTCTTCACTGGCGTTATCGACCTCGTGCTCGCGTCGAAGGACCGGATTACCCAGCTGATCGAACAAATTACCGAAGCCCTCTCTAACGGCACAACTCCTACCGAAACCATCGCAGTAAGCGAATTGATGGCCCAAGCCCGTTGGGCAATGGAAGGCGAAGAAATTTACGCCAGCAAAACTGGGCAATCCTCGCCTAAACCAAAAGCAGACCCTGCCAAGCCCGCAGAGGAAGCGGCTGACGCCTCCGCAGTTGAATTCGAGGCAGCTGAATCTAATCCGACTGATTTGGTAGCGGAGCCCTCTCCCATCGCGACTCCTCCTTCACAAACGCAGGAAGCAGTCGTAGACCCGAAAGCTGCCGCTGCCGCCAAGCGACGGGCCGCGGAAAACGCGACTATCCGAGTCAATACCATCAAGCTCGACAACCTCATGGATATGGTCGGCGAACTGGTTATCGTACAGAGCCAGATCCTCGAGAGTTCCCGTCAGGAAGGTGAAAACAGCGTGTCAGGAGACTCCGCTTTGCAGCGAAACATGTCTCAGCTCACTCGCATCACAAAGGAGTTGCAGCATACCTCTATGGCTCTGCGCATGATTCCTATCAAGCCGAGCTTCCAGAAGATGGGCCGCGTAGTTCGAGACATCGGCGCCAAGTGCGGCAAAAAGGTTCGTTTCGAAACCTACGGGGAAGACACCGAACTTGACCGCAACGTAGTCGAAGAAATCGGCGACCCTCTCGTGCACATGGTCCGAAACGCACTCGATCATGGCTTGGAAGCAAATGCCGAGGAACGTCGCGCTGCTGGTAAGGACGAAACGGGAACCATAAGCCTTAAGGCTTACCATCAAGGTTCTAGCATCGTAATTGAACTTTCCGACGACGGCCGTGGCATCGACCCGGACCGCGTCCTCAAAAAGGCGATCGCAAACGGGATCGTATCCGAATCCGACCAGCTTACCAACGAAGAGATCTACAAGCTCATCTTCGCGCCAGGCTTCTCCACTGCCGCTGAAATCACCGACATCTCCGGACGAGGAGTCGGCATGGACGTGGTTAAGAAAAACATCGAGAAGCTTCGCGGAA
This genomic interval from Pelagicoccus albus contains the following:
- a CDS encoding chemotaxis protein CheA produces the protein MAWSSDEINTFEEIASKLTSEAHLAQPDTDNGLIPIFSLVNEITWSLPQHPDILQGVAAIQEVIQSMLDEAKFFDEESIAAMKKFAKWCGDAVESLRNETDIQPYGDAPVEKAITEESPKEEPEVTKMPGFGDIDFSSVELPDESPTSDESVADIETQKTKLPSFDDIDFSSAELPSNEKEEAEIEETITFESPSQPLEMPANGGLEVIEESEPDFEMGWKIEQIERFSKLAQQFSAELLLASVGNDEGILPVYSLLKDFENDFSQTNVVAEAVTPVVEKMDSLLDSAAPYDAFAISILTEFNVWLETTLSDIRSGNDPRPFSPSKEAPVTEPDSVEESSEIEDDGLLAEFAQFDVIMDLNMEENEELLQEFHTEAVDHLGQIESAVLELEQDVHNRDAINSMFRSFHTIKGVAGFLNLVPINRLAHEVESLMDLVRNDKIEVFTGVIDLVLASKDRITQLIEQITEALSNGTTPTETIAVSELMAQARWAMEGEEIYASKTGQSSPKPKADPAKPAEEAADASAVEFEAAESNPTDLVAEPSPIATPPSQTQEAVVDPKAAAAAKRRAAENATIRVNTIKLDNLMDMVGELVIVQSQILESSRQEGENSVSGDSALQRNMSQLTRITKELQHTSMALRMIPIKPSFQKMGRVVRDIGAKCGKKVRFETYGEDTELDRNVVEEIGDPLVHMVRNALDHGLEANAEERRAAGKDETGTISLKAYHQGSSIVIELSDDGRGIDPDRVLKKAIANGIVSESDQLTNEEIYKLIFAPGFSTAAEITDISGRGVGMDVVKKNIEKLRGKVEIQSELGKGSTFRILLPLTMAIVDGLVVKVGNDRFILPTTSVKVALRPDEQVLAKIQGNQEIINIRGQVIPLFRLHQHFAIPDAIANPKDATIVVVETGGKPCGLLVDDMVSKQEVVIKSLGGMMQGIPGVSGGAILGDGTIALILDPASLVSVA